A stretch of Ligilactobacillus faecis DNA encodes these proteins:
- a CDS encoding DHH family phosphoesterase yields the protein MKKFFTRDLWQWPEFMFNKHLRMLAILMFILTGVCVFLAFKVALFLGYLVLFGAVLALSGAYFSLRQVTEDTSEYISDLSYRIKRGEQDALIKMPIGILFYDKEYFIEWINPYMQRYFDKQDVLGKPLKEVDPELFESLQNEQGQGKATEIKLHGRSYNLMVQKDIHALYLTDVTKYVEIRKRYEDSRLVIGQIFLDNYDEVTSSMNDKDISNLGNFVTNALSDWAKEFGIYLKRVDEDHFFILTYAKTLSVLEKEKFKILDEVREWTSKQNSPITLSIGIAYGAEDLTKLAKISQNNLDLALGRGGDQVVVKADDDQARFYGGKTNPMEKRTRVRARMISQALTELMNQADQIFVMGHDNPDMDSLGACLGVRRIAAMNGKQCWIVLDQEKLHSDIQKLLEELEQYPNIKGSIITPEDALEKATKNSLLIMVDHSKPSISIAPKLYERLANRVMVIDHHRRGEEFPDNPILVYIEPYASSTCELITELFEYQSKDSEPINKLEATAMLTGIIIDTQSFAIRTGTRTFDAASYLRSVGADLAMARHFMKESVTSYMERNHLVELTDFDGQGHAICCGEENHQYDPVIAAQVADSLLNVSGVEASFVITKRASELIGVSARSNGRENVQVIMEEMGGGGHLSNAATQIKDKTVAQVKEQLLAILKEQSENN from the coding sequence GTGAAAAAATTTTTTACAAGGGATCTCTGGCAATGGCCTGAATTTATGTTCAATAAGCACCTGCGGATGTTAGCTATTTTGATGTTTATCCTTACAGGTGTCTGTGTCTTTTTAGCATTTAAAGTGGCACTTTTTTTAGGTTATCTCGTTCTCTTTGGTGCAGTTTTAGCCTTGAGCGGTGCTTATTTTAGTTTGCGTCAAGTCACAGAAGATACGAGTGAATACATCTCAGATCTATCATATCGGATCAAACGCGGTGAACAAGATGCTTTGATCAAGATGCCGATCGGGATCTTATTTTATGATAAAGAGTATTTTATCGAGTGGATCAACCCTTACATGCAACGGTACTTTGATAAGCAAGACGTCTTAGGCAAGCCACTCAAAGAAGTTGATCCAGAACTATTTGAAAGTTTACAAAATGAACAAGGGCAAGGCAAAGCAACTGAGATCAAGCTTCACGGACGTTCATATAATTTGATGGTCCAAAAAGATATCCATGCCCTTTATTTGACAGATGTGACTAAATACGTTGAGATCAGAAAACGTTATGAAGATTCGCGCCTTGTGATCGGTCAGATCTTTTTAGATAACTATGATGAAGTTACTAGTTCAATGAATGATAAAGATATCTCTAACCTGGGAAATTTTGTGACTAATGCTTTATCTGACTGGGCAAAAGAGTTTGGGATCTATTTGAAGCGCGTTGATGAAGATCATTTTTTCATTTTGACATATGCCAAGACATTGAGTGTTTTAGAAAAAGAAAAATTCAAGATCCTAGACGAAGTGCGCGAATGGACTTCTAAGCAAAATTCACCGATCACGTTGAGTATCGGGATCGCTTATGGGGCAGAAGATCTGACGAAGTTAGCTAAGATCTCACAAAATAACCTTGATCTAGCTTTAGGCCGTGGTGGCGATCAAGTCGTTGTCAAAGCAGATGATGACCAAGCGCGTTTCTATGGGGGCAAGACCAATCCGATGGAAAAACGGACGCGGGTCAGAGCGCGGATGATCTCGCAAGCTTTGACCGAACTGATGAATCAAGCCGATCAGATCTTTGTGATGGGGCATGATAATCCAGATATGGATTCTTTAGGTGCTTGTCTTGGCGTGCGCCGGATCGCAGCGATGAATGGCAAGCAGTGTTGGATCGTTTTAGATCAGGAAAAATTGCACTCTGATATTCAAAAGTTACTGGAAGAATTAGAACAATATCCAAATATCAAAGGTTCGATCATTACTCCAGAAGATGCACTCGAAAAAGCGACTAAAAATAGTCTGTTGATCATGGTCGACCACTCGAAACCGTCGATCTCGATAGCACCAAAATTATATGAGAGATTAGCTAACCGAGTGATGGTGATCGATCACCATCGACGTGGTGAAGAATTCCCAGATAATCCGATCTTAGTTTATATCGAGCCGTATGCAAGTTCGACGTGTGAGTTGATCACTGAGCTCTTTGAATATCAATCAAAAGATAGTGAACCGATCAATAAATTGGAAGCTACTGCAATGCTGACGGGGATCATCATCGATACCCAATCCTTTGCGATCCGCACAGGAACAAGAACTTTTGATGCGGCGAGCTATCTGCGCTCTGTCGGTGCTGACTTAGCGATGGCACGGCATTTTATGAAAGAAAGTGTCACAAGTTATATGGAACGCAATCATTTAGTCGAGTTGACGGATTTTGACGGCCAAGGACACGCGATCTGTTGTGGGGAAGAAAACCACCAATATGATCCTGTGATCGCGGCCCAAGTAGCCGATTCGCTCTTAAATGTCAGTGGGGTCGAAGCTTCCTTTGTCATTACAAAACGGGCCTCAGAACTCATCGGGGTCTCTGCGCGAAGCAACGGGCGCGAAAACGTCCAAGTCATCATGGAAGAGATGGGTGGAGGCGGCCATTTATCCAACGCCGCTACGCAGATCAAAGACAAGACAGTCGCGCAAGTTAAAGAACAACTACTTGCAATTCTAAAAGAACAGAGCGAAAATAATTAG
- a CDS encoding sensor histidine kinase gives MISSISSSVLLSLGKITVPNDDKITISQNVSRKQLLSELNSRRVDYIIFEKHTGKRILGRYVPNELKLFKEAAKKQLDITVAGVEFKYFAIRHGALVIRQNSVPEFTEHRLRQFIAYNQLNYLLLILGLCSVIGGAIFKFIHELNKDFQAIKEISLTLGQNKLTKHPENIKIIEFETILTHLYQKSAELATLLEQERLEKQDLSFQIAALAHDIKTPLTVVKGNLELLEATETSAQQTEFLKSISKSVTVFEKYFNEMVTYARLINDDVRTKIELQQFIAEVRLEFEELAKMYQVQLICEIEVTRTTFWGNAPALSRALLNLFVNACQYAKAGDKQVRVCFSETETELLFEIWNNGAPFSKEAKQKATQLFFTENKGRGAHYGIGLAFAKAVSLKYGGSLTLSDPLIGGAKVSFKIKKEA, from the coding sequence ATGATTTCTTCGATAAGTTCATCAGTACTACTCAGTCTAGGTAAGATCACGGTTCCTAATGATGATAAAATAACTATTTCACAAAATGTTTCGCGCAAACAGCTACTCTCAGAGTTAAATTCACGTCGAGTCGACTATATCATTTTTGAAAAGCATACTGGAAAGCGTATTTTAGGACGGTATGTCCCAAATGAACTCAAGTTATTTAAAGAAGCGGCTAAAAAGCAGCTCGATATCACAGTTGCTGGAGTAGAATTTAAATATTTTGCGATTCGTCACGGTGCGCTCGTTATTCGACAAAATAGTGTGCCAGAGTTTACTGAGCATCGATTGCGCCAATTTATAGCGTATAACCAGCTGAATTATCTTTTGCTGATCTTAGGGTTATGCTCAGTGATCGGAGGAGCGATCTTTAAATTTATCCACGAGTTAAATAAAGATTTTCAAGCGATAAAAGAGATCTCATTGACACTGGGACAAAATAAGCTGACTAAGCATCCAGAAAATATTAAAATCATTGAATTTGAGACGATCTTGACGCACCTTTATCAAAAAAGTGCTGAATTAGCTACTTTACTTGAGCAAGAACGGCTAGAAAAACAAGATCTTTCTTTTCAGATCGCAGCTTTAGCCCATGACATCAAAACGCCGTTAACAGTCGTCAAAGGTAATCTCGAACTTTTAGAGGCTACTGAGACTAGTGCGCAACAGACCGAGTTTCTAAAGTCGATCTCTAAAAGTGTCACAGTCTTTGAAAAATATTTTAATGAAATGGTGACTTATGCCCGCTTGATAAATGATGATGTGCGAACCAAGATCGAGCTACAGCAATTTATTGCGGAGGTGCGATTGGAATTTGAAGAATTAGCTAAAATGTATCAGGTCCAATTAATATGTGAAATAGAGGTCACGAGAACTACTTTCTGGGGTAATGCACCGGCTTTAAGTCGCGCGTTACTAAACCTTTTTGTCAATGCTTGCCAATATGCCAAAGCAGGTGATAAACAAGTCCGAGTCTGTTTCAGCGAGACCGAAACAGAGCTACTTTTTGAGATTTGGAATAATGGCGCACCTTTTTCAAAAGAAGCTAAACAAAAGGCGACTCAACTATTTTTTACTGAGAATAAAGGACGTGGTGCTCATTACGGGATCGGTTTAGCTTTTGCGAAAGCAGTCAGCCTAAAATACGGCGGGAGCTTAACATTGAGCGATCCTTTAATTGGTGGTGCTAAAGTGAGTTTTAAGATCAAAAAAGAGGCTTAG
- the asnB gene encoding asparagine synthase (glutamine-hydrolyzing) — protein MCGFVGYVNQTDIPDDTIEKMADRIRHRGPDDDAYFADEGAAMGFRRLSIIDLAHGRQPMFNRDETKVLTFNGEIYNYKEIREELKELGYEFRTDVDSEVLIHGYDAWGPKLLDKLRGMYAFVIYDRNKKEVFGARDHFGIKPMYYYDDQKSFLWASEIKAFLDHPKFVKEFNEKLLPIHLSFEFIPSKETMFKNVYKLLPGHYFIHKDGQTEIHQYYKFNYDHIDENQTIEEDAKKIQGLVDNSVKAHMVADVEVGSFLSSGVDSSYVLNEAAKLKPIKSFSLGFNNSKYSELDWSSRFAKKIGQENTRITMDGDDYFDILPTIMYYMDEPLSNPSAMQLYYLSKGTRKQVKVALSGEGADEFFGGYNTYLEARPFEKYQTYVPAGIRKALSKMVINLPRFHGQRFLVRGAQPLSERYYRVNYVFNYHDRDKILKNKALNVDSGEYTKHIFDDVKDKDEMTQMQYFDINTWLPFDILHKADRMSMCNSLEVRTPLVDKEVAAFAATMPIKTRIRGDETKVSLRTAAAAELPKDVANKEKLGFPSPIASWIKEDKFRKRIEEAFTSDVAKKFFEPEALLEILQEHINGKSSMQKIFTIYTFILWYQVYFPEDTTADTLSKVKITK, from the coding sequence ATGTGTGGTTTTGTTGGGTATGTCAATCAAACTGATATTCCAGATGATACGATCGAAAAGATGGCTGATCGCATCAGACACCGTGGTCCAGATGACGACGCTTATTTTGCAGACGAAGGAGCTGCGATGGGCTTTAGACGTCTTTCGATCATCGACTTGGCCCACGGACGCCAACCGATGTTCAACCGTGATGAAACTAAAGTTTTGACGTTCAACGGTGAGATCTACAACTATAAAGAGATCCGCGAAGAATTAAAAGAACTCGGTTATGAATTTCGAACAGACGTTGACTCAGAAGTTTTGATCCACGGTTATGACGCTTGGGGACCAAAACTTTTAGATAAGTTGCGTGGAATGTACGCTTTCGTGATCTATGATCGCAATAAAAAAGAAGTTTTCGGGGCAAGAGACCATTTTGGGATCAAACCGATGTATTACTATGATGATCAAAAGAGTTTCTTATGGGCTTCTGAGATCAAGGCTTTCTTAGATCATCCAAAATTTGTCAAAGAATTTAATGAAAAACTCTTACCGATCCATTTGAGTTTTGAATTTATTCCATCTAAAGAAACGATGTTCAAGAACGTCTACAAACTTTTGCCAGGTCATTATTTCATCCACAAAGATGGCCAAACTGAGATTCATCAATACTATAAGTTCAACTACGATCATATCGATGAAAATCAAACGATCGAAGAAGATGCGAAAAAGATCCAAGGTCTAGTCGACAACTCAGTCAAAGCCCACATGGTCGCTGACGTTGAAGTCGGTAGTTTCCTTTCGAGTGGGGTCGATTCAAGTTATGTCTTGAACGAAGCCGCTAAATTAAAACCGATCAAGTCGTTCTCACTTGGTTTCAATAACTCTAAATATAGTGAATTAGATTGGTCTTCTCGGTTTGCAAAGAAGATCGGTCAAGAAAATACGCGGATCACGATGGATGGCGATGATTATTTCGACATTTTGCCAACGATCATGTATTACATGGACGAACCGCTCTCTAACCCATCGGCTATGCAACTTTACTACCTTTCAAAAGGAACGAGAAAACAAGTTAAAGTGGCACTTTCGGGTGAAGGGGCTGACGAATTCTTTGGCGGTTACAATACGTACCTTGAAGCACGTCCGTTTGAAAAATATCAAACTTATGTCCCAGCTGGGATCCGAAAAGCTTTATCGAAGATGGTCATCAACTTACCACGTTTCCACGGGCAACGTTTCTTAGTCCGGGGAGCGCAACCATTGAGTGAACGTTACTACCGGGTCAACTACGTCTTTAACTATCATGATCGCGATAAGATCTTGAAAAACAAGGCGTTAAACGTTGATTCAGGTGAATATACAAAACACATTTTTGATGATGTCAAAGATAAAGATGAAATGACACAAATGCAATATTTTGATATCAACACTTGGTTGCCGTTCGATATTTTACACAAAGCTGACCGCATGAGCATGTGTAACTCACTTGAAGTTCGGACGCCATTAGTTGATAAAGAAGTCGCTGCTTTTGCGGCAACGATGCCGATCAAGACGCGGATCCGCGGAGACGAAACAAAAGTCTCCTTGCGAACAGCAGCGGCAGCTGAATTGCCAAAAGATGTGGCTAATAAAGAAAAATTAGGTTTCCCATCTCCGATCGCAAGCTGGATCAAAGAAGATAAGTTTAGAAAGCGGATCGAAGAAGCGTTCACCTCTGATGTTGCTAAGAAATTCTTTGAACCCGAAGCTTTACTTGAGATCTTACAAGAACATATCAACGGTAAATCTTCGATGCAAAAGATCTTTACGATCTACACCTTTATCTTATGGTATCAAGTCTACTTCCCAGAAGACACGACAGCTGATACTTTGAGCAAAGTCAAGATCACAAAATAA
- a CDS encoding FtsX-like permease family protein, producing MSFKLSLSNLKHQQKLYQVYFSAQILIFSLFFVLQCFSNDQVIVARLAEDTDIKTMIQTISLVFMLFIVFYFLYFNQFFVRQRAEELGIYALLGFKRQEIVRLFLFENLILLILAQIVAVFVGTLFYFLVRLGAVRLLELDVSVLHFRVEPQIFLTMLVVSLFLLLAIYLELELIFKKSLTDILVLQQQQDKLQEKHPVLVFSGIFALLVADGLFLNLTTRPDSLWDKLGYMPLLTLTLGALGLGTILFILETLPYLVDFLLHKKALLYNFKGNVILPRMRHRLRNKGRLLTVLTLLTTASVLLLGLTFLSLSYPYEATKRIVPVTLETMASPKEQLTATQLARFKRDFAVTAVKTPLLKLELQQKWYFSNKHASDHLDLISLSSYDRLMELQQKEKLAKIPPGEGVLINYYAGTTKVTEQFAFKDEALALKVEQATNNNAFAFANSVVTVVLNDHDFQKLWQAHAKKRYYITSLEGENRRDDLNLVAAFKKTKVEYISAAERDQLITRANSPTFLLITMISLLFFVTISTVLYFTARIEEISLLKEYATLDQLGYQLKDLKKIVFSANMWLFLPPLVLGLINGVFGTLGLSYLIADPVTTGFWIRVGQPLAYTLLFFLPVYLSVYVLAGNTITKEITAFCKNQTN from the coding sequence ATGTCGTTTAAGTTGAGTCTATCTAATTTAAAACATCAGCAAAAACTCTATCAAGTCTACTTTAGTGCGCAAATTTTGATCTTTAGTTTGTTTTTTGTCTTACAGTGTTTTTCAAATGATCAAGTGATCGTCGCTCGTTTAGCTGAAGATACTGATATAAAGACGATGATCCAGACGATCAGCTTAGTCTTTATGCTCTTTATCGTTTTTTATTTTCTATATTTCAATCAGTTTTTTGTCCGCCAGCGCGCAGAAGAACTGGGGATCTATGCGCTTTTAGGTTTCAAGCGTCAAGAGATCGTACGCTTATTTTTATTTGAAAATCTGATCTTGCTGATCTTAGCCCAGATCGTCGCCGTTTTTGTGGGAACATTATTTTATTTTCTCGTGCGCCTAGGAGCTGTCAGATTATTAGAACTCGATGTCTCTGTTCTTCACTTTCGTGTCGAACCACAGATCTTCTTGACCATGTTAGTAGTTTCGCTCTTTTTGCTCTTAGCGATCTATCTTGAACTCGAATTGATCTTCAAAAAAAGTTTGACTGATATTTTAGTTTTGCAACAACAGCAAGATAAGTTACAAGAAAAGCATCCCGTGCTAGTTTTTAGTGGTATTTTTGCGCTTTTAGTAGCTGATGGTCTTTTTTTGAACTTGACGACTCGGCCTGATTCGCTTTGGGATAAATTGGGGTATATGCCCCTTTTGACGCTAACATTGGGAGCATTAGGCCTAGGAACGATCTTGTTTATTTTGGAAACTCTACCTTATCTCGTTGATTTTTTGTTACATAAAAAAGCGCTGCTCTATAATTTTAAGGGTAATGTGATCCTTCCGCGCATGCGACATCGTCTCAGAAATAAAGGACGTTTGTTGACGGTGTTGACACTTTTAACAACAGCTTCTGTTTTATTACTAGGTCTAACGTTTTTAAGCTTGAGTTATCCGTATGAGGCCACTAAAAGAATCGTGCCAGTAACACTTGAGACAATGGCTAGTCCAAAAGAACAATTAACAGCAACACAGTTAGCACGCTTCAAACGTGATTTTGCTGTTACGGCAGTCAAGACGCCCTTGTTAAAACTTGAATTGCAACAAAAATGGTATTTCTCAAATAAGCATGCTAGTGATCACTTAGATCTGATCTCATTATCAAGTTACGATCGTCTGATGGAACTCCAACAAAAAGAAAAGTTAGCAAAGATCCCACCGGGTGAGGGAGTCCTCATTAATTACTATGCTGGAACAACAAAAGTAACTGAGCAATTTGCTTTCAAAGATGAAGCGTTAGCTCTCAAAGTTGAGCAGGCAACTAATAATAATGCGTTTGCTTTTGCAAATAGCGTGGTAACTGTCGTGCTAAACGATCATGATTTTCAAAAATTATGGCAAGCACATGCTAAAAAACGCTACTATATCACTTCGCTCGAAGGAGAAAATAGACGGGATGACCTAAATTTGGTAGCTGCTTTTAAAAAGACTAAAGTTGAATATATCAGTGCGGCCGAGCGGGATCAGTTGATAACACGTGCTAATAGTCCGACTTTTTTACTGATCACGATGATCTCACTGTTATTTTTTGTAACGATCAGCACGGTTTTATACTTTACGGCGCGAATCGAAGAAATTTCACTATTAAAAGAATATGCTACATTGGATCAACTAGGTTATCAATTAAAGGACTTAAAAAAGATAGTCTTTTCAGCTAATATGTGGTTATTTTTACCACCACTGGTTTTAGGGCTCATAAATGGAGTCTTTGGAACTCTCGGACTCAGTTATTTGATCGCAGATCCAGTTACGACGGGATTCTGGATCCGAGTCGGACAACCATTAGCTTATACGTTACTATTCTTTTTGCCAGTCTATTTGAGCGTCTATGTGCTGGCGGGAAATACGATCACAAAAGAGATCACGGCTTTTTGTAAAAACCAGACTAACTAA
- a CDS encoding response regulator transcription factor — MQKILIVDDDLEILKLMRHALELKNYEVTTRQEVLLPIKITEFQGYDLILLDIMLTNIDGIELCQLLRKNIEVPIIFISAKDTEADILKGLENGGDDYITKPFSLKQLVAKVEADLKREARRKRAQQNFEEVKRNLGPITFYLAEKQVCVWGQVVILTRKEYAILELLSQRPERVYTREEIYANVYDDEAEVLFHSISEYVYQIRRKFSKYQIDPIKTVRGMGYKWNV, encoded by the coding sequence GTGCAAAAAATATTGATCGTCGATGATGATCTGGAGATCTTAAAGCTCATGCGACATGCATTAGAGCTAAAAAATTACGAAGTAACTACCCGACAAGAGGTTTTACTCCCGATCAAAATTACAGAATTTCAAGGTTATGATCTGATCTTATTAGATATCATGTTGACAAATATCGATGGGATCGAGCTTTGTCAGCTCCTCCGAAAAAATATCGAAGTTCCGATCATCTTTATCAGTGCTAAAGATACAGAAGCAGATATTTTGAAAGGCTTAGAAAATGGTGGAGATGACTATATCACTAAACCATTTAGTCTCAAACAGTTAGTTGCCAAAGTGGAAGCTGATCTAAAAAGAGAAGCACGGAGAAAAAGAGCTCAACAAAATTTTGAAGAGGTGAAAAGGAATCTAGGACCGATCACATTTTATCTCGCTGAGAAGCAAGTTTGTGTTTGGGGACAAGTCGTTATTTTAACGCGCAAAGAATATGCGATCTTAGAATTGCTCTCGCAAAGACCTGAACGAGTCTATACCCGTGAAGAGATCTATGCCAATGTGTATGACGATGAGGCTGAAGTTTTGTTTCATTCGATCTCAGAATATGTTTATCAAATCAGAAGAAAATTTTCAAAGTATCAGATCGATCCGATCAAAACGGTGCGTGGGATGGGGTATAAGTGGAATGTTTAA
- a CDS encoding ABC transporter ATP-binding protein: MQLLTVENVSKSYGQADTLALDNVSFSLATGEFMAIMGTSGSGKTTLLNSIATLDVPTKGQILFGKDDITKMSGEQATLFRRNNLGFIFQDYRLLASLTAKQNITVPLSLLHKTPAEIETSVTRLSKKFDVFQVLEHYPHELSGGQKQRIAIIRALIKEPKLVIADEPTGALDSNSTKTIMQQLALINEELQTTILMVTHDPYSASFAKKVLFLKDGKLYATLEKEVQETKIQYQKRLSDMMLMLER, encoded by the coding sequence ATGCAATTACTTACAGTTGAAAATGTCAGCAAGAGTTATGGACAAGCAGATACTTTGGCATTAGATAATGTTAGTTTTTCACTTGCGACCGGTGAGTTTATGGCGATCATGGGGACTTCTGGTTCAGGAAAGACGACCCTTTTAAATAGTATTGCAACTTTAGATGTTCCTACGAAAGGCCAGATCTTATTTGGTAAAGACGATATTACAAAAATGTCAGGTGAGCAAGCGACTCTTTTTCGGCGCAATAACCTGGGTTTTATTTTTCAAGACTACCGCCTGTTAGCAAGTTTAACAGCTAAACAAAATATTACAGTGCCATTATCTTTGTTGCATAAAACACCGGCAGAGATCGAAACTAGCGTAACACGACTTAGCAAAAAATTTGATGTTTTTCAAGTACTAGAGCATTATCCACATGAGCTCTCAGGTGGTCAAAAGCAACGGATCGCGATCATTCGAGCTTTGATCAAAGAACCTAAACTTGTGATCGCCGATGAGCCAACAGGGGCCTTGGATTCCAATTCAACTAAAACGATCATGCAACAACTAGCGCTTATCAATGAAGAATTACAAACAACGATCTTAATGGTCACGCATGATCCGTATTCAGCAAGTTTCGCTAAAAAAGTGCTCTTTTTAAAAGATGGTAAGCTTTATGCAACACTAGAAAAAGAAGTTCAGGAAACAAAGATCCAGTACCAAAAACGGTTATCCGACATGATGCTTATGCTAGAGAGGTGA
- the rplI gene encoding 50S ribosomal protein L9 produces the protein MKIIFTQDVRGKGKRGEVKEMPDGYANFLIKSNKAKQADAAAMSQLRGQKRAEAKKEAEELADAKALKEKLESGQYVVEIKAKAGSDGRLFGSITSKQIAQAMEKQHGLKIDKRKMELAAPLRAMGYANVPVKLHNDVSAKIRVHISEQ, from the coding sequence ATGAAGATCATTTTCACACAAGATGTTCGCGGTAAAGGTAAACGTGGCGAAGTTAAGGAAATGCCAGATGGATACGCAAACTTCTTGATCAAAAGCAATAAAGCAAAACAAGCCGATGCAGCAGCAATGAGCCAATTACGTGGTCAAAAACGAGCAGAGGCTAAAAAAGAGGCTGAGGAATTAGCTGATGCAAAAGCTTTAAAAGAAAAGCTCGAATCAGGACAATATGTAGTTGAGATCAAAGCTAAAGCTGGGAGTGACGGACGTTTATTTGGTTCGATCACTTCAAAACAGATCGCGCAAGCAATGGAAAAACAACACGGCTTAAAGATCGACAAACGTAAGATGGAATTAGCAGCACCGTTACGTGCAATGGGTTACGCTAATGTACCAGTCAAGTTGCACAATGACGTTTCAGCTAAGATCCGCGTGCATATTTCTGAGCAATAG
- the dnaB gene encoding replicative DNA helicase — translation MENELLNDSLPPQNIEAEQAVLGAVFLSPDSLADALEFVQADDFYRRAHQLLFQTMIDLNDDGEAIDILTVTDRLTMNNQLDDIGGAAYIAELASSVPTAANIGHYAKLVAEKAVLRRVISAATNIITQAKEQDEPVSDVLEAAERQILAIAENRNQSGFKPIEQVLTDSLDEIDKLSQQKEEITGLATGYKAFDQMTAGLQPDNLIILAARPAVGKTAFALNIAQNIGTTTDKTIALFSLEMSAESLVNRMLCAEGSISANHLRTGQLDEQEWENLIIAVGALSKTSIFIDDTPGIKMSEIRAKSRRLAKEKGNLGLIVIDYLQLIEGSNKESRQQEVSEISRQLKKLSKELSVPIIALSQLSRGVEQRQDKRPVLSDIRESGSIEQDADIVAFLYREDYYERADGDDDEAGENGASQPENQDVGEVELIIEKNRAGARGTVKLLFIKSYNKFANISYAEEPQ, via the coding sequence TTGGAAAATGAACTTTTGAATGATAGTTTACCCCCACAAAATATCGAGGCTGAACAAGCAGTCTTAGGGGCTGTTTTTTTGAGCCCCGATTCACTTGCTGATGCGCTCGAATTTGTGCAGGCTGACGATTTTTATCGGCGTGCCCATCAACTGTTGTTCCAAACGATGATCGACCTCAATGATGACGGCGAAGCGATCGATATTTTGACTGTGACTGACCGATTGACGATGAATAATCAACTCGATGATATCGGGGGCGCAGCTTATATCGCAGAACTAGCTTCGTCCGTCCCTACCGCAGCCAATATCGGGCACTATGCTAAATTAGTTGCTGAAAAAGCTGTTTTACGGCGCGTGATCTCAGCAGCGACAAATATCATCACGCAAGCCAAAGAACAAGATGAGCCAGTCAGTGATGTTTTAGAAGCGGCTGAGCGTCAGATCTTAGCGATCGCAGAAAATCGCAACCAAAGCGGTTTTAAACCGATCGAACAAGTTTTGACTGATTCGTTAGATGAGATCGATAAACTTTCACAACAAAAAGAAGAGATCACGGGGCTTGCGACCGGTTATAAAGCTTTTGATCAAATGACTGCAGGGCTGCAACCCGACAACTTGATCATCTTAGCGGCGCGTCCAGCCGTAGGTAAAACTGCTTTTGCGCTAAATATCGCACAAAATATCGGCACGACGACTGACAAGACGATCGCGCTCTTTTCGCTGGAAATGAGTGCTGAATCACTCGTTAACCGCATGCTTTGTGCCGAAGGTTCGATCAGCGCTAACCATTTGCGCACGGGACAACTCGATGAACAAGAATGGGAAAATTTGATCATAGCTGTGGGGGCACTCTCAAAGACGAGCATCTTTATCGACGATACCCCAGGGATCAAAATGTCTGAGATCCGCGCCAAAAGTCGCCGACTTGCTAAGGAAAAGGGTAATCTTGGGCTGATCGTGATCGACTATTTACAACTGATCGAAGGTTCAAATAAAGAAAGTCGGCAACAAGAAGTTTCTGAGATCTCGCGACAGTTAAAGAAGCTCTCAAAAGAGCTCTCAGTTCCGATCATCGCTTTATCACAGCTCTCGCGTGGCGTTGAACAACGGCAAGATAAACGCCCGGTGCTCTCCGATATCCGTGAATCAGGTTCGATCGAACAAGATGCTGACATCGTTGCCTTTTTATACCGCGAGGATTATTACGAACGGGCCGATGGTGACGACGATGAGGCGGGGGAAAATGGCGCAAGCCAACCGGAAAATCAAGATGTCGGTGAAGTGGAACTGATCATCGAAAAAAACCGTGCTGGCGCACGGGGAACGGTCAAATTGCTCTTCATCAAATCGTATAATAAATTTGCTAATATTTCCTATGCAGAAGAGCCACAGTAA